The Clostridia bacterium DNA segment TATGATTATGAAATACTTTTCTTGGATGCCTCTGATGAGGTTTTGATAAAAAGATTTAAAGAAACCAGAAGAAAACCCCCCCTATTTATCGATGGGAGAATAATTAACAGCATAAGAGAAGAGAGAAGCAAATTACAAAAGCTTAAAGAAAAAGCTAATAATATAATAGATACTTCTAATCTCATTCCTAGGCAGCTTAGGGAAGAAATAGTGAGTATCTTTATAGATGAAGAGAATTTTCAGGCATTGACTATCTCTGTTATGTCATTTGGTTTCAAATATGGCATACCTTTAGATGCCGATTTAGTATTCGATGTCAGATTCCTTCCCAATCCATTCTATATAAAGGAACTAAAACAATACACCGGTCGGGAATCCAAAGTGCGTGAATATGTGATGAAATGGCCGTTGACAAAAAAATTTCTTGAAAAACTTCAGGATCTTTTAGATTTTTTAATTCCCCAATATATAAAAGAAGGCAAAAATCAATTAGTCATCTGTATAGGATGTACAGGAGGAAAGCATAGATCTGTAATTATTGCTGATGAGTTATACGATGCATTAAAAAAGAACAAGTACAGTGTTACGATAAATCACAGAGATATACCCGAGGAATAAAGAGAAGGGATGAATATGAAATTTATTCAGCTGTTAAAAAGCAGTGTTGGAATTAAAAGATGGATATTTACAGTTATTTTAGGTATATTTGCTGTAGCCGCTGGGATAGTCATAATATATGAGAAAATATTTTATACAACAGCGATAAATTATGTGGTCTCAATATTAGTTATTGCTGCCGGTTTTATATTTATATATATAGCGGTTGTAAATATAATAAAGTCTGTATTGAATTTAGCTGAGACCAAAAATTTTAACAACGGCATGGATTATAAAAAGATAAAAAGGATAATATACAAAAAAGCAGTATTGAATTCAGGGCCTAATATTGTGGTGATAGGCGGGGGTACTGGATTATCGGTGCTGCTCAGAGGCTTAAAACAATACAGCTCCAACCTAACTGCAGTGGTAACAGTTTCTGATGATGGGGGAAGTTCCGGAATGTTGAGAGACGATATGGGTATTTTGCCTCCTGGGGATATCAGAAATTGTGTGTTGGCTCTAGCGGATGTTGAACCGTTGATGGAGAAGCTGATTCAATACAGGTTTAAAGAAGGAAATTTGAAAGGGCAGAATTTTGGTAATTTATTTATTGCAGCGCTGACAGATATTACAGATAATTTTGAGCAAGCTATAAAGGAGATCAGCAGTGTGCTCGCAGTGGGAGGTAAAGTGCTTCCTGTGTCTTTACAGGACATCAGATTAAACGCTGAATTGGAAGACGGGTTTATTGTAAAAGGAGAATCTAGCATTCCTTTACAATCTTCATTGAGGCAATCACCGATAAAAAGAGTATTTGTTACTCCTGATAATTGTATGCCTATACTCGATGTGTTGGATGCGATAGAAAAAGCGGACTGTATTGTATTAGGACCTGGAAGTCTGTTTACCAGCATAGTTCCTAATTTTTTAGTTAACAAAGTTTCAGATAGCATATCCAAGGCAAAGGCAATAAAAATATATGTGTGCAATATTATGACACA contains these protein-coding regions:
- a CDS encoding YvcK family protein; the encoded protein is MKFIQLLKSSVGIKRWIFTVILGIFAVAAGIVIIYEKIFYTTAINYVVSILVIAAGFIFIYIAVVNIIKSVLNLAETKNFNNGMDYKKIKRIIYKKAVLNSGPNIVVIGGGTGLSVLLRGLKQYSSNLTAVVTVSDDGGSSGMLRDDMGILPPGDIRNCVLALADVEPLMEKLIQYRFKEGNLKGQNFGNLFIAALTDITDNFEQAIKEISSVLAVGGKVLPVSLQDIRLNAELEDGFIVKGESSIPLQSSLRQSPIKRVFVTPDNCMPILDVLDAIEKADCIVLGPGSLFTSIVPNFLVNKVSDSISKAKAIKIYVCNIMTQPGETDNFSVSDHVKVIHEYAGRRSIQYVVANNADIPEHILDKYKEDGSIPVQHDVEQLKRLGVELVEQDFLDISDGLIRHNSNKLAKTIIKLVYDKKL
- the rapZ gene encoding RNase adapter RapZ produces the protein MRFIIVTGMSGAGKSQAIKFMEDLGFFCVDNLPPALLPKFAELCLHSDDAVEKVAVVVDIRGRAFFDDLFESLALLKENGYDYEILFLDASDEVLIKRFKETRRKPPLFIDGRIINSIREERSKLQKLKEKANNIIDTSNLIPRQLREEIVSIFIDEENFQALTISVMSFGFKYGIPLDADLVFDVRFLPNPFYIKELKQYTGRESKVREYVMKWPLTKKFLEKLQDLLDFLIPQYIKEGKNQLVICIGCTGGKHRSVIIADELYDALKKNKYSVTINHRDIPEE